In the genome of Leptospira saintgironsiae, one region contains:
- the metF gene encoding methylenetetrahydrofolate reductase [NAD(P)H] — MKKILEIYKTAKTPVYSFEFFPPKTPEGETKLFEAVEELSKVSPGYITVTYGAGGSTRDKTIRITSELAKKFSLPAAAHFTCVGGNKDEIRVILNQIRESGIENLMALRGDPPKGEEAFKKVEGGFGYASELISFIKEEGFDFCMGAACYPEKHPEASNLESDVDNLKRKVDSGASYLVSQLFFKNSNFESFLNLIRQKGINVPVIPGIMPITSFTQIERFKAMAACEFPEKLVSDLEEVKDQPEEFYKRSINFSVNQCRELVKMGAPGIHLYTLNQSPASLDIVRELKN, encoded by the coding sequence ATGAAAAAGATATTAGAAATTTATAAAACGGCCAAAACGCCGGTGTACTCTTTCGAGTTTTTTCCTCCTAAAACTCCGGAAGGAGAGACAAAATTATTCGAAGCCGTGGAAGAATTATCCAAGGTAAGTCCAGGTTATATCACTGTGACTTACGGAGCTGGAGGTTCTACTCGGGACAAAACGATCCGTATTACTTCTGAATTGGCTAAAAAGTTCTCACTTCCTGCGGCGGCGCATTTTACCTGCGTGGGCGGAAATAAAGACGAGATCAGGGTTATATTAAACCAGATCCGAGAATCCGGGATCGAAAACTTAATGGCTCTCCGAGGAGATCCTCCTAAGGGAGAAGAGGCTTTCAAAAAGGTAGAAGGCGGATTTGGTTACGCAAGTGAACTTATCTCTTTTATTAAAGAAGAAGGTTTCGATTTCTGTATGGGAGCAGCTTGTTACCCTGAAAAACATCCGGAAGCTTCGAATCTAGAATCCGATGTGGATAACCTAAAACGCAAAGTGGATTCGGGTGCTTCTTACCTTGTTTCTCAATTATTTTTTAAAAATTCAAATTTTGAATCTTTCTTAAATCTGATCCGTCAAAAAGGGATCAATGTGCCTGTGATCCCAGGGATCATGCCGATTACTTCTTTTACTCAGATTGAAAGATTTAAGGCAATGGCTGCCTGCGAATTTCCTGAAAAACTAGTTTCTGATCTGGAAGAAGTGAAGGATCAGCCGGAAGAATTTTATAAAAGAAGTATCAACTTCTCAGTAAACCAATGCCGCGAACTGGTCAAGATGGGAGCTCCAGGAATTCATCTTTATACCCTAAACCAATCTCCTGCGAGTTTGGATATAGTTAGAGAACTGAAAAATTAA
- a CDS encoding helix-turn-helix domain-containing protein: MSDVRHSKESPGTWLTPCLILNIFPSMLSAPEEFIWGNPNPKELRILLPLAFPECLRLIDGLAGLATLVSESDPSSLEEAGSWGYGEEGFFYPFLTKGSQIRSRLEGSKSPFFLPRSEEVELFRDDSLGCLLSPVLLDGRMFGFFLIELPSQAVERQILLLHLLCQKVARLLKKESEPSTVYKLSEDVSSDPLGELIFRLGNGKNSQLEKFKESGSICISGPDSSGKKTLAKWIQKREFPGRPILTVSILPEQASKLEKALIDWEKMAESGTLILENSENYSLAQQRILFEYSQRKSGKSRLIFLENSGKKSTEEFLYFRSLLAENKLQLPAWKDWAKSDKIAAVQPIFQEVCELYGRPDLALSEDAIESLVGGISCQNLEDLRNAIEEAVLNSGSGEIRNSDLKKEGSKGISLPDPEDLDLRKAVEAVERQKILLADKLFGGNQIRMAKALGISRGSLQYKLKNLGLG; encoded by the coding sequence ATGTCGGACGTCCGACATTCGAAAGAAAGTCCAGGTACATGGTTGACACCATGCTTAATTTTAAACATTTTCCCTTCTATGCTATCCGCTCCGGAAGAATTTATATGGGGGAATCCAAATCCTAAAGAACTTAGGATTTTGTTACCTCTTGCATTTCCGGAATGTTTAAGATTAATCGATGGCCTGGCAGGACTTGCCACTTTGGTCTCAGAATCTGATCCTTCTTCCTTAGAGGAAGCTGGTTCTTGGGGTTATGGAGAAGAAGGATTTTTCTATCCTTTTCTGACCAAGGGTTCCCAGATCAGGAGCCGATTAGAAGGAAGCAAATCTCCATTCTTCTTGCCCAGGTCAGAAGAAGTGGAACTATTCCGAGATGATTCCTTGGGATGTTTATTATCCCCGGTTTTACTGGATGGAAGAATGTTTGGATTCTTTCTGATAGAGCTTCCAAGCCAAGCGGTAGAAAGACAAATTTTACTCTTACATTTACTCTGTCAGAAGGTGGCCCGGCTTTTAAAAAAAGAATCGGAACCTTCTACCGTTTATAAACTTTCCGAGGACGTTAGTTCGGATCCATTAGGGGAGTTGATTTTTAGATTAGGAAATGGGAAAAATTCTCAGCTAGAAAAATTCAAGGAATCAGGAAGTATCTGTATTTCAGGTCCTGATTCTTCGGGGAAAAAAACTCTAGCAAAATGGATCCAAAAAAGGGAGTTTCCTGGTAGGCCAATTTTAACGGTTTCGATCCTTCCGGAGCAGGCATCCAAGTTAGAAAAAGCACTTATTGATTGGGAAAAAATGGCCGAGTCTGGGACTCTAATTTTAGAAAATTCAGAGAATTATTCTTTGGCCCAGCAGAGAATCTTATTCGAATATTCTCAGAGAAAGTCTGGAAAATCCCGTCTTATTTTTTTAGAGAACTCAGGCAAAAAATCAACGGAAGAGTTCTTATATTTTCGTTCTCTTTTGGCCGAAAATAAGTTACAATTACCTGCCTGGAAGGACTGGGCAAAATCGGATAAAATAGCGGCGGTCCAGCCGATTTTTCAAGAGGTCTGCGAGTTATATGGCCGTCCGGATTTAGCACTTTCTGAGGATGCGATTGAGTCTTTGGTAGGAGGAATATCCTGCCAAAATTTAGAGGATCTCAGAAATGCGATCGAAGAGGCAGTTTTAAATTCCGGCTCGGGAGAGATTCGAAATTCGGACCTTAAAAAGGAAGGTTCAAAAGGAATTTCTCTTCCGGATCCGGAGGACCTGGATTTGCGAAAAGCTGTGGAAGCCGTGGAGCGCCAAAAAATTCTTTTGGCGGATAAATTGTTCGGCGGTAACCAAATACGAATGGCAAAGGCCCTGGGAATTTCCAGAGGTTCCTTGCAGTACAAATTAAAAAACCTAGGTTTGGGCTAG
- a CDS encoding helix-turn-helix domain-containing protein → MGEHFPYIKFLSDIIDSGVWATLSPAAKTLYLVLLKFSDQTFKPVWPSNESLIRLTGLKTKKSINEGKKDLVRAGLLQFVPGTGHKNSTYYFCFNYPGSRIPPQGVIFGNPGGGLGSTPGVLAGSPERGGNGNPNNINITIHNTQNQKPSLEKKELSLDSLRERYGDDILSEAMEIAKAQGLGENLHYIRGICKNLSGTKRPNFEHASPIQSQDLGHSSGKEASWIGFLEWCKGNLSRSSVEVLEKLQVEPDGKTLLVKDPLPETLRMIITKYFTDKIHPSILVIFSAKAEENRVHV, encoded by the coding sequence ATGGGCGAGCATTTTCCATATATAAAATTCCTCTCGGATATCATTGATTCCGGGGTTTGGGCCACTTTATCCCCGGCCGCAAAGACTCTTTATCTCGTCCTGCTTAAATTTAGTGACCAGACCTTTAAGCCAGTCTGGCCCAGTAACGAAAGCTTGATCCGACTCACCGGCTTAAAGACTAAAAAATCTATTAACGAAGGAAAGAAAGACCTAGTAAGAGCGGGCCTTCTTCAATTTGTTCCTGGGACCGGGCATAAGAATTCCACTTATTATTTTTGCTTCAACTATCCGGGTTCCAGAATTCCACCTCAGGGGGTTATTTTTGGAAACCCCGGAGGGGGATTGGGATCGACCCCAGGGGTGTTGGCAGGTAGCCCGGAGAGGGGTGGAAATGGAAACCCAAACAATATAAATATAACCATCCATAATACCCAAAACCAAAAACCTAGTTTGGAAAAGAAAGAATTGAGTTTAGATTCTTTAAGAGAACGTTACGGAGATGATATCTTGTCCGAGGCAATGGAAATTGCGAAGGCACAAGGACTTGGTGAAAATTTACATTATATTCGAGGCATTTGCAAAAACCTGTCCGGAACCAAACGGCCGAATTTTGAGCACGCCTCCCCCATCCAATCTCAGGACCTGGGACATTCTTCAGGAAAAGAAGCTTCTTGGATTGGATTTTTAGAATGGTGTAAGGGGAATCTTTCTAGAAGCAGCGTAGAAGTATTGGAAAAACTTCAGGTAGAACCGGACGGTAAGACTCTTTTGGTAAAAGATCCACTTCCTGAGACACTTAGGATGATCATTACAAAGTACTTCACAGACAAAATCCACCCCTCGATACTGGTTATATTTTCTGCAAAAGCCGAAGAAAACCGGGTACATGTTTAA
- a CDS encoding discoidin domain-containing protein, whose amino-acid sequence MNEESIRISHPRQVKVNEIKTKGTFEFKEGGLRSYSEQLDHPGVGVLTLVLNPGSSFNQIKLHQSEQSGTFFPDSFKFEISLDGKVWEPILQETGFRRLNKKVGQWNFSLVRANFLKLVSKVSEKEGAKFKVSIGALEVGISGVTKLEVSSEKDRFWVKENLIDERPDYGWSSVESNQPKEEFFLMDLGSISRVNELRVLTPKDGHLPFPETFTVYYSEDDLTWNQLLEENQFLSELGTWYQWRFLPTNIRFLKFVSRPRKIQNKEKYSASIVEVELYAAPYLSELTHKPTAEPLPYATVLRSGLVRLAIDGETSEGAAVQANDRRLRDGSTEYKGIVELASDGEDKEGVVVQGNDRRLKHSTEAAYGLVRLAGNGENRADRVVQGNDDRLKPSSTQSFGIVELAENGETKEGAVVQGNDDRLKHATNQKFGLVQLAPPGDATPGKVVTSDDPRLRHATTESTGILRFASNGEESADAAVQGNDKRLKISTPQSYGIVKLARSGEAKEGAVVQGDDERLRNASTEYPGIVTVAPKGKSIPGHVVSSDDPRLSDARQPLPHTHDYAPKEHDFSSHTGYLRLKGSVEAPYANISPPPENAGLAYARNESEKGAGIVGSGRFSGILGFGEKFGVRGDSASGEKESAGILGLAKRGFGGWFHSRSGHALYASGKGIPSLNETGSGKAILAEGDSDFLGTVYLQTGKGTDCIAKFFPVQSSDVIAEGDLLAMGEDGKLHKSRQPNATNIVGVAVKSAALVLGDKPQAEGQWLVAIAGVVLANVEAQSYPVQPGDLLCSGLTGGHAVRVAPENLKPGALVAKSLGLQRNGRGPIQVLLCCS is encoded by the coding sequence ATGAATGAAGAATCCATCCGGATCAGCCATCCTCGACAAGTTAAAGTAAACGAAATTAAGACCAAAGGTACGTTCGAATTTAAGGAAGGAGGACTTCGTTCTTATTCTGAGCAGTTGGACCATCCTGGTGTTGGGGTCTTGACCTTGGTTTTAAATCCAGGCTCTAGTTTTAATCAGATCAAATTACATCAGTCGGAACAATCCGGCACATTCTTCCCTGACTCTTTTAAATTCGAAATTTCTTTGGATGGAAAAGTTTGGGAGCCGATCCTGCAAGAAACAGGTTTCAGAAGATTGAATAAAAAAGTGGGACAATGGAACTTCTCCTTGGTCCGCGCTAACTTCCTAAAATTGGTCAGTAAGGTTTCTGAAAAAGAAGGAGCCAAATTCAAAGTTTCTATAGGTGCTTTGGAAGTTGGGATCTCAGGAGTCACTAAATTAGAAGTGAGTTCCGAGAAAGACAGATTCTGGGTAAAAGAAAATCTAATAGATGAAAGACCTGATTACGGCTGGTCTTCTGTGGAATCAAATCAACCTAAGGAAGAATTTTTCCTAATGGATCTTGGTTCTATCAGTAGAGTGAATGAGTTGAGAGTTCTTACGCCGAAAGACGGTCACTTACCTTTTCCCGAAACGTTTACTGTATATTATAGCGAAGACGATCTGACCTGGAATCAACTTTTGGAAGAGAACCAATTCTTATCTGAATTGGGAACTTGGTACCAATGGAGATTTTTACCTACGAATATTCGCTTTTTGAAATTCGTTTCTCGTCCTCGCAAAATCCAAAATAAAGAGAAATATTCTGCAAGCATTGTAGAAGTAGAATTATACGCGGCTCCATACTTAAGCGAGCTAACTCATAAGCCAACTGCTGAGCCTTTGCCATATGCAACTGTTCTTAGATCGGGTCTGGTTCGACTCGCAATTGACGGAGAAACTTCTGAAGGTGCCGCAGTTCAGGCAAATGACAGAAGATTAAGAGACGGTTCTACTGAGTATAAAGGTATCGTAGAACTTGCTTCTGATGGGGAAGATAAAGAAGGCGTTGTTGTCCAAGGTAACGACAGAAGATTAAAACATTCTACTGAGGCCGCTTATGGTCTAGTGCGTTTAGCTGGGAACGGCGAAAATCGGGCAGATAGAGTTGTGCAAGGGAACGATGATCGTTTAAAACCTTCTTCTACCCAAAGTTTTGGTATTGTTGAACTTGCGGAGAATGGTGAGACCAAAGAAGGTGCTGTTGTTCAGGGAAATGACGATCGTCTGAAGCATGCAACAAATCAAAAATTCGGTCTGGTTCAATTGGCTCCTCCTGGAGATGCAACTCCTGGAAAAGTGGTCACTTCCGATGATCCAAGACTCAGACATGCTACCACAGAAAGTACAGGTATTTTAAGATTTGCTTCTAATGGAGAAGAATCTGCGGATGCTGCAGTTCAGGGGAATGATAAGAGATTAAAAATTTCTACACCTCAATCTTATGGGATTGTGAAACTTGCTCGTTCCGGTGAAGCAAAAGAAGGTGCAGTTGTCCAAGGTGATGACGAAAGATTACGTAACGCAAGCACTGAATATCCAGGTATAGTAACTGTTGCACCTAAAGGGAAATCTATTCCTGGTCATGTGGTTTCTTCTGATGATCCTAGATTGTCGGATGCAAGACAGCCTCTTCCCCACACTCATGATTACGCTCCTAAAGAGCATGATTTCAGTTCTCATACTGGATATCTGAGACTAAAAGGTTCTGTAGAAGCTCCTTATGCGAATATCTCCCCTCCTCCTGAGAATGCAGGACTTGCATATGCAAGAAATGAGAGCGAAAAAGGAGCAGGTATTGTAGGCTCCGGTAGGTTCTCCGGGATCTTGGGCTTCGGAGAAAAATTCGGAGTCAGAGGCGATAGCGCCTCTGGAGAAAAAGAATCCGCAGGTATTTTAGGTCTGGCCAAAAGAGGATTTGGTGGATGGTTTCATTCTAGATCCGGCCATGCATTATATGCTAGCGGGAAAGGGATCCCAAGTCTGAACGAAACTGGTTCAGGTAAAGCGATCTTGGCAGAAGGTGATTCTGATTTCCTTGGAACAGTATATCTCCAAACCGGAAAAGGTACGGATTGTATCGCTAAATTTTTCCCTGTTCAGTCTTCGGATGTGATTGCGGAAGGTGATCTTCTTGCAATGGGAGAAGATGGTAAACTTCATAAATCCAGACAACCAAACGCTACGAATATAGTAGGTGTCGCAGTAAAATCTGCAGCATTAGTTTTGGGCGATAAACCACAGGCAGAAGGGCAATGGCTTGTAGCAATTGCAGGAGTGGTGCTTGCGAATGTGGAAGCTCAATCTTATCCTGTACAGCCTGGTGACCTATTATGTTCTGGTCTTACCGGAGGACATGCGGTCAGAGTCGCACCTGAAAATTTAAAACCTGGCGCGCTTGTAGCAAAATCTCTGGGCTTACAAAGAAATGGCAGAGGACCTATTCAGGTCCTACTCTGCTGTAGTTGA
- a CDS encoding phosphatidylinositol phospholipase, with protein sequence MAVKIKRTSFQRLLNAMKKVTSEVNDHEILRRLETLMVTSKEDLNQTVVRSLLENPLDFDPKSVPEPYAQYVRHFVYMVKRNKKMGLDVNFDSSAIESKKEKKKLLSPKKSAPSKKQVPARKRA encoded by the coding sequence ATGGCCGTGAAGATCAAACGAACCTCTTTTCAGAGGCTTCTGAATGCGATGAAGAAAGTCACTAGTGAGGTGAACGATCACGAAATTCTTCGCAGATTAGAAACTCTTATGGTCACAAGCAAAGAAGATCTGAACCAAACAGTGGTCCGTTCTCTTTTAGAAAATCCTTTAGACTTCGATCCTAAATCTGTGCCTGAACCTTACGCTCAGTACGTTAGACATTTCGTATATATGGTGAAACGAAATAAGAAAATGGGATTGGATGTGAACTTTGATTCAAGCGCCATCGAATCAAAAAAAGAGAAGAAGAAGTTACTATCCCCTAAAAAATCCGCTCCCTCCAAAAAACAAGTTCCAGCTCGCAAAAGAGCCTAA
- a CDS encoding ParB/RepB/Spo0J family partition protein yields the protein MSSKSKRLGSLADVFQAEKLEGTIRKIRLDKIRPSESQPRQERKKGVEELAQSLDKDGLLQPILVTKKADEEFYTIIAGERRFHAASLLKWPEVECKILDKDAKETFRLAIIENLQRENLSPYEEIEAMTHLKTSFSYTDLELGNMFGKSRSYMTELLGISSLSKEDLKVCKDAGIESKNLLVQAASAAKKGTLKDFLEKFNSGELKTVKDAKTFNRAEEGGLFSPGQIGTKIGSEKPTISAYPYKIVKKGKSVIISTEDEEFLSELHKFVKKEISKKFGK from the coding sequence ATGAGCTCAAAAAGTAAAAGACTAGGCTCTCTCGCAGATGTTTTCCAGGCAGAAAAATTAGAAGGCACCATCCGCAAGATCCGCCTGGATAAAATCCGTCCTTCTGAAAGCCAACCAAGACAAGAGAGAAAAAAAGGTGTAGAAGAGCTTGCCCAAAGTTTGGACAAGGATGGACTTCTACAACCTATCCTAGTCACCAAAAAAGCGGATGAAGAATTTTATACAATCATCGCCGGAGAGAGAAGATTCCATGCGGCTAGCCTTCTCAAATGGCCGGAAGTAGAATGTAAAATTCTAGATAAGGACGCGAAGGAAACTTTCCGCCTAGCAATCATTGAAAACCTACAAAGGGAAAATTTATCTCCCTATGAAGAGATAGAGGCGATGACCCATCTCAAAACTTCTTTTTCTTATACTGACCTGGAACTAGGAAACATGTTTGGGAAAAGTAGAAGTTATATGACCGAACTTTTGGGAATTTCTTCTCTCTCAAAGGAAGACCTGAAGGTTTGTAAAGACGCAGGGATAGAATCCAAAAACCTTTTGGTACAGGCAGCATCTGCAGCCAAAAAAGGGACTCTGAAAGATTTTCTGGAAAAATTCAATTCGGGCGAATTGAAAACCGTAAAAGACGCAAAAACTTTCAATAGAGCTGAGGAAGGCGGGCTATTCTCTCCTGGACAAATCGGAACCAAAATTGGATCTGAAAAACCTACAATTTCTGCCTACCCTTATAAGATCGTAAAAAAAGGTAAAAGCGTCATCATCTCCACCGAAGACGAAGAATTTCTTTCAGAACTTCACAAATTCGTTAAGAAAGAAATTTCTAAAAAATTCGGGAAATAA
- the asd gene encoding aspartate-semialdehyde dehydrogenase: MSKINVAVLGATGSVGQRFIQLLENHPYFQVTHLCASENSAGKTYADVMKKRWKISGDIPKYASDIIITLPDPKVTPGVKLAFSGLDASVAGEVETSFAEAGIHIISNSKNHRMVENVPLLSAEVNANHLDVLASQKTPGKIVTNSNCTIMGVTISLKPLYEKFGIESVMLFSMQAISGAGYPGVPTMDILGNVVPFIGGEEDKAEIEPLKCLGKTEGGKIVNADFKISAHCNRVPVFDGHTVCVSVKFKKTPTESEILEAWSSFKGEPQELKLPLAPDFPILYRQEEDRPQPRLDLETGRGMTTVVGRLRPDPILDWKYVVLSHNTVRGAAGAAILNAELMYRKNLL, encoded by the coding sequence ATGAGCAAAATTAACGTAGCTGTTTTGGGAGCCACTGGCTCCGTCGGGCAAAGGTTCATCCAACTTTTGGAAAACCATCCTTATTTTCAGGTAACCCATCTATGCGCATCCGAGAATAGCGCAGGCAAAACATATGCAGACGTTATGAAGAAGCGTTGGAAGATTTCCGGCGATATTCCTAAATACGCTAGTGACATAATTATCACATTACCAGATCCGAAGGTTACTCCAGGTGTGAAATTGGCGTTTTCAGGTCTGGACGCTTCTGTCGCAGGAGAAGTGGAAACTTCTTTTGCAGAAGCTGGTATCCATATTATTTCTAATTCTAAAAATCATAGAATGGTGGAGAATGTTCCTCTTCTTTCTGCAGAAGTGAACGCGAACCATTTGGATGTGCTCGCAAGCCAAAAAACTCCAGGTAAGATCGTGACTAACTCCAATTGTACGATCATGGGAGTGACTATCTCTCTTAAACCTCTATACGAAAAATTCGGTATAGAGTCCGTTATGTTATTCTCTATGCAGGCAATCTCCGGAGCAGGTTATCCGGGAGTTCCTACCATGGATATTCTGGGGAACGTAGTTCCTTTTATAGGCGGAGAAGAAGATAAAGCCGAGATCGAACCTCTGAAATGTCTTGGAAAGACCGAAGGTGGCAAGATTGTGAATGCGGATTTTAAAATTTCCGCTCATTGTAATCGAGTTCCTGTTTTCGACGGGCATACTGTTTGTGTTTCCGTGAAATTCAAGAAGACGCCAACGGAATCCGAAATTTTAGAAGCCTGGTCTTCATTTAAAGGCGAGCCTCAAGAATTAAAGTTGCCTCTCGCTCCGGATTTTCCGATTCTTTATCGTCAAGAAGAAGACAGACCTCAGCCTCGTCTCGACCTGGAAACAGGAAGAGGAATGACTACCGTAGTGGGAAGACTTAGACCGGATCCGATTTTAGATTGGAAATATGTTGTCCTAAGTCATAATACGGTCCGTGGGGCTGCCGGTGCCGCGATTTTAAACGCGGAATTGATGTATCGGAAAAACCTACTCTAG
- a CDS encoding MBOAT family O-acyltransferase: MNFTTPLFLFFFLLIFGLRWFLPRLKFLPEWVPKPFLLAGSYFFYMSWNPKFGLLLFGTTILDYWIGRTMEQKDGRSRAILLSASLILNLSVLAFFKYFIFFMQSGNAAFSAFGLNLGLPVWRIVLPVGISFYTFQSLSYTIDVFRREILPEKNFWNYALFLSFFPQLVAGPIVPAKTFLPQLKTWVAWKELPLREGLVLVLIGVWKKVVIADQLSILPDSFYRSPLEFSSAYAWAAVFAYSLQIYCDFSGYTDIALGSALLLGFKLTENFRMPYLASGFSDFWRRWHISLSSWLRNYLYIPLGGNRKSELRTYINLFLTMLLGGLWHGASWNFVVWGGFHGIFLGLERLGKKFWPGFFSPENGSGILGRFSYRIFVILAVVLCWVFFRSPNWKTTGIVFEKLFGFSSGADPALSSLRILFIAFFLFFVATWIGNRDEKDGSFRKFYEGLHPVIFGVLVGVGLLLGAVFSSEAQPFIYFVF, from the coding sequence ATGAATTTCACTACTCCTCTCTTTTTATTCTTCTTTTTGCTTATATTTGGGCTAAGATGGTTTCTTCCCAGACTAAAATTCCTTCCAGAGTGGGTCCCTAAGCCATTTTTGCTAGCCGGAAGCTATTTCTTCTATATGTCTTGGAATCCTAAGTTTGGGCTTCTTCTTTTCGGAACTACAATCCTGGATTATTGGATTGGCAGGACAATGGAGCAAAAGGATGGAAGGTCTCGTGCAATCTTACTTTCTGCTTCTCTTATTTTGAATCTTAGCGTTCTAGCTTTTTTTAAATATTTCATTTTCTTTATGCAGTCTGGAAATGCCGCTTTTTCGGCATTTGGGCTAAATTTGGGTCTTCCTGTATGGCGCATTGTGCTTCCTGTAGGTATCTCTTTTTACACTTTTCAGTCTCTAAGTTACACAATCGACGTGTTCAGAAGAGAAATTTTGCCTGAGAAAAATTTTTGGAATTATGCACTCTTTCTTTCCTTCTTCCCTCAGTTGGTTGCGGGACCGATTGTTCCGGCAAAGACTTTTTTACCTCAGCTTAAGACTTGGGTAGCATGGAAGGAACTCCCTCTCAGAGAAGGTCTCGTTTTAGTTTTGATAGGTGTATGGAAGAAGGTGGTGATTGCAGATCAACTGTCTATCTTACCGGATTCTTTTTATCGGTCTCCTTTAGAATTTTCGAGTGCCTATGCATGGGCAGCGGTTTTTGCCTATTCTCTTCAAATTTATTGTGATTTTAGCGGATATACTGATATTGCCTTGGGTTCTGCTCTTCTTCTTGGCTTTAAGCTAACTGAAAATTTTAGGATGCCTTATCTTGCTTCAGGGTTTTCTGATTTTTGGAGAAGATGGCATATTTCTTTATCTTCTTGGCTCAGGAACTATTTATACATTCCTTTGGGCGGTAATCGTAAATCTGAACTCAGAACTTATATAAATCTATTTTTGACCATGCTTTTGGGTGGTTTATGGCATGGTGCGAGTTGGAATTTTGTGGTTTGGGGAGGATTTCACGGTATTTTCTTAGGATTAGAAAGATTGGGTAAAAAATTTTGGCCCGGTTTCTTCTCCCCTGAAAATGGATCTGGAATTTTAGGAAGGTTCTCTTATAGGATCTTTGTGATCTTAGCTGTAGTTCTTTGTTGGGTGTTTTTTAGATCTCCAAATTGGAAAACTACAGGGATTGTTTTCGAAAAACTTTTCGGATTTTCGAGTGGTGCGGATCCGGCTCTTTCTTCTTTGCGTATTTTGTTTATTGCATTCTTTTTATTTTTTGTTGCGACCTGGATCGGAAATCGAGACGAGAAGGATGGTAGTTTTCGTAAATTTTATGAAGGCTTACATCCGGTAATCTTCGGAGTTTTGGTTGGTGTGGGGCTTTTATTAGGAGCTGTATTCTCTTCCGAGGCTCAGCCGTTCATTTATTTTGTTTTTTGA
- a CDS encoding ParA family protein: protein MIVVSIANQKGGEGKTTTSLNLAWGLARRGKKTLLIDIDPQANSTGIFLNPDGLEKSMHNIFQSKAKIREVMVKTEVENLNIAPSRLTLAEAETIAAIVDAPYILRDALADLEKEMDFCVIDCPPSLSIFTINALVASNFVIIPLQAEKFSVDGILGLQQTITSIKKRINPDLEIMGALVTQLKPQTLLTKTIIPVLTKYFRIFDNSISDGVAVGESHLARKSVYEYNKSSRQAQEYEGFIEEFLNELKK from the coding sequence ATGATTGTAGTATCCATCGCAAACCAAAAGGGCGGAGAAGGTAAAACCACCACCTCCCTGAATTTAGCTTGGGGTCTCGCCAGAAGAGGTAAAAAAACTCTGCTGATCGATATAGATCCTCAGGCAAATTCAACAGGGATTTTCCTGAATCCAGATGGATTAGAAAAATCCATGCATAATATTTTCCAATCCAAAGCGAAGATCAGAGAAGTTATGGTTAAGACCGAGGTGGAGAATTTAAATATCGCCCCTTCCCGTCTGACCCTTGCCGAGGCGGAAACAATTGCTGCAATTGTGGACGCACCTTATATTCTGAGAGACGCTCTTGCGGACCTGGAAAAAGAAATGGATTTTTGTGTGATCGATTGTCCGCCTAGTCTTTCCATTTTTACGATTAACGCACTTGTCGCTTCCAACTTTGTTATCATTCCTCTCCAAGCGGAAAAATTTTCCGTGGATGGAATTTTGGGACTGCAACAAACAATTACTAGCATTAAAAAAAGGATCAACCCTGACTTGGAGATTATGGGAGCACTAGTCACCCAGCTCAAGCCTCAGACACTTCTTACTAAAACGATCATTCCTGTTCTTACCAAATATTTCAGAATTTTTGATAATAGTATCTCGGACGGAGTTGCCGTGGGAGAATCTCACCTAGCAAGAAAGTCAGTCTATGAGTATAATAAATCCAGCCGTCAGGCCCAGGAATATGAAGGCTTCATTGAGGAATTTTTGAATGAGCTCAAAAAGTAA